From the Streptococcus sp. 29887 genome, one window contains:
- a CDS encoding ATP-binding cassette domain-containing protein: MLLSTQHLSLDHQKDLRTLAQDLNLIVNPGDKIAIIGEEGNGKSSLLLTLMDAALVTDYLLLSGNIHRYFHSPVYIPQSLPLEIAELTLNDYFFGDMDSDIDYGLLYLYADQLQFDSVRFSSQQLIGSLSGGEKLKIQLIKSLATPSDIIFLDEPSNDLDLDTLLWLENYIITSPKTILFVSHDEDFLSKTATKIIHLESVKKKTLAQTKVEELDYQDYALRRQQAYQKQVQQARNNKKEFDKAMNKHLRQKSQVRNTLLNTHDATMGRLIAKKMKNVLSREKRYERMKENLTQVPFHEDAISLFFSDISPLPARKQVLHLENFQLKIDEQLLVQNIHFNINGQDKIGIIGLNGIGKSSFLKIIYQELRQRADIKLGYMPQHYSEVLDESKTPLDFLLENGNREQEQLILTHLASLQFTRQEVHHRICELSGGQKAKLLLLKMVLDQANFLLLDEPSRNFSPTSQPYIRQLFADYPGGLVCVSHDRRFLKEVCQRIYRLTDSGLEELEQI; the protein is encoded by the coding sequence TGCAGCTCTTGTCACAGACTACCTACTCCTATCAGGCAATATTCACCGATATTTTCACTCGCCAGTCTATATTCCCCAAAGTCTTCCACTGGAAATAGCAGAGCTAACCTTGAACGACTACTTCTTTGGAGATATGGACAGTGATATTGATTACGGTCTACTCTACCTCTATGCTGACCAGCTCCAGTTTGACAGCGTACGGTTTTCCAGCCAGCAATTGATTGGAAGCCTGTCTGGCGGAGAAAAATTAAAAATTCAGTTGATCAAATCTCTAGCAACTCCATCTGATATTATTTTTCTGGATGAGCCGTCCAATGACTTGGATTTAGATACCTTACTTTGGCTTGAAAACTATATCATCACGAGCCCAAAGACCATCCTATTTGTTTCTCACGATGAAGACTTCCTCAGCAAAACAGCCACAAAAATCATTCACCTAGAATCGGTTAAAAAGAAAACACTTGCTCAGACCAAGGTTGAAGAACTAGATTACCAGGATTACGCATTGAGACGCCAACAAGCCTATCAGAAACAAGTCCAACAGGCACGGAATAACAAAAAAGAATTTGACAAGGCCATGAATAAGCACCTACGACAAAAATCACAGGTGCGCAATACCTTGCTCAATACACATGATGCTACTATGGGACGCCTCATTGCCAAGAAAATGAAGAATGTCTTATCGCGTGAAAAACGCTATGAAAGAATGAAGGAAAATCTCACACAAGTTCCTTTTCATGAAGATGCCATTTCCCTCTTCTTCTCAGACATTTCACCATTACCAGCTAGAAAACAAGTACTCCACTTAGAAAACTTTCAATTAAAGATTGACGAGCAACTACTCGTTCAAAACATCCATTTCAACATAAATGGGCAAGATAAGATTGGTATCATTGGCCTGAATGGAATTGGTAAATCTAGTTTTCTAAAGATAATCTATCAAGAACTCAGGCAACGAGCAGATATAAAATTGGGCTACATGCCTCAGCACTATTCAGAAGTCCTTGATGAGTCTAAAACTCCACTTGATTTTTTATTAGAAAATGGCAATCGTGAGCAGGAACAACTTATCTTGACACATCTAGCCAGTCTGCAGTTTACACGACAAGAAGTTCATCACAGGATCTGTGAACTTTCAGGGGGACAAAAAGCCAAGTTACTCTTGTTAAAAATGGTTCTTGATCAAGCCAATTTTCTCTTATTAGATGAACCCAGTCGAAACTTCTCTCCTACTTCTCAGCCATATATTCGTCAACTATTCGCCGATTATCCAGGTGGCTTGGTATGCGTATCACACGACAGACGTTTCTTGAAAGAAGTTTGTCAAAGAATCTACCGACTAACTGATAGTGGACTGGAAGAACTAGAACAAATATAA